From a region of the Synechococcus sp. PCC 7502 genome:
- a CDS encoding fatty acid desaturase family protein, giving the protein MAKQLLTTEELKSLNVRSNTQGLIRLAFHLGVMGVSGYLWATNLSGDRWYIAVPALVLYGFSFAIMFAPLHESSHRTAFANNQLSDAIAWFAGLLSFYNSTFYRQYHKWHHRYTQIPDQDPELSDPKPTNLQEYLLEISGLPWWIGKIKTHLRVASGLVDDYIFIPEAQRKAVISSTRWQLLVYGLAIAISIGFRQPWFLLYWLLPLAVGQPFLRFILLTEHTGCTNDDNGLTNTRTTLTLPILRYLMWNIPFHTEHHLYPSIPFYLLPTAHEKLSSHFAHIGDGYVNVNLEIINNISGREIAV; this is encoded by the coding sequence ATGGCTAAGCAACTCTTGACTACAGAAGAACTCAAGTCTTTAAATGTCCGCTCCAATACTCAAGGTTTGATCCGCTTGGCTTTTCATTTAGGCGTGATGGGGGTTAGCGGTTATCTGTGGGCAACGAATTTGAGTGGTGATCGCTGGTATATTGCCGTTCCTGCTTTAGTTCTATACGGGTTTAGTTTTGCCATCATGTTCGCACCTCTGCATGAAAGTTCCCATCGTACTGCCTTTGCCAATAATCAGTTGAGTGATGCGATCGCTTGGTTCGCTGGATTACTATCTTTTTATAACAGCACTTTTTATCGGCAATATCACAAATGGCATCACCGTTATACGCAAATTCCCGATCAAGACCCTGAACTCAGTGATCCAAAACCGACAAACTTACAAGAATATTTGCTAGAAATTAGTGGCTTACCTTGGTGGATTGGCAAAATTAAAACCCACTTGCGGGTGGCATCAGGTCTGGTAGATGACTATATTTTTATCCCTGAAGCGCAAAGGAAAGCGGTAATTAGTTCAACTCGATGGCAATTATTAGTGTATGGTTTGGCGATCGCTATTTCCATTGGGTTTAGACAACCTTGGTTTCTCTTATATTGGCTATTACCTTTAGCAGTGGGGCAGCCTTTTTTGCGCTTTATTTTACTTACCGAGCATACAGGTTGCACCAATGATGACAATGGGCTGACTAATACAAGAACTACTCTCACCCTGCCAATTTTACGTTACCTAATGTGGAATATTCCTTTCCATACTGAACATCATCTTTATCCTTCCATTCCCTTTTACTTACTTCCCACTGCCCATGAGAAGTTAAGTAGTCACTTTGCTCACATTGGAGATGGGTATGTGAATGTTAATTTGGAAATAATCAATAATATCAGTGGTCGTGAGATCGCAGTATGA
- a CDS encoding alpha/beta fold hydrolase codes for MNLFVIQNFELQCGIVLPEAKLGYQTHGELNSDRSNVILYPTSYGAQHPDIEWLIAKEGILDPSQWFIIIPNMFGNGLSSSPSNCAECGLAEQGFWFSHWDNVRAQEQLLRKVFGIERLALIYGWSMGAQQAYHWGSLYPDRVERIAALCGTAQTTDHNRIFLESLRSALTSDPTWNGSGFDGFPDRGLHTFALIYASWAASPAFYQAGLYYQFGYSSLADYLERGWEANYRKRDPRNLIAMIDTWLRCDVSDNPIYKGDYALALASIQAETLVMPSASDLYFTPADCQREANMIPKAKYQVIASIWGHRAGNPYQNPEDANFIRQAIALLIAPV; via the coding sequence ATGAATCTGTTTGTAATTCAAAACTTTGAACTGCAATGTGGAATCGTCCTCCCAGAGGCAAAGCTTGGGTATCAAACCCATGGAGAACTAAATAGCGATCGCTCCAATGTCATTCTGTATCCCACTTCCTACGGCGCACAACACCCCGATATTGAATGGTTAATTGCCAAGGAGGGAATTCTCGATCCAAGTCAATGGTTTATTATCATTCCGAATATGTTTGGGAATGGACTTTCTAGTTCTCCCAGTAATTGTGCAGAATGTGGCTTAGCAGAACAGGGATTTTGGTTTAGCCATTGGGATAATGTGCGTGCCCAAGAACAACTATTACGAAAAGTTTTTGGTATCGAGCGTCTGGCTCTGATCTATGGCTGGTCAATGGGGGCGCAGCAGGCATATCATTGGGGTAGTTTGTATCCAGATCGGGTTGAGAGAATTGCGGCTCTATGCGGTACTGCCCAGACTACCGATCATAATCGAATTTTTTTGGAAAGTTTGCGATCGGCTTTAACCTCTGATCCCACTTGGAATGGTAGCGGCTTTGATGGGTTTCCAGATCGGGGCTTACATACCTTTGCTCTGATCTATGCCAGTTGGGCAGCTTCCCCTGCTTTTTACCAAGCGGGACTGTATTATCAATTTGGCTATAGTTCTTTAGCAGATTATTTAGAACGAGGTTGGGAAGCCAATTATCGTAAACGCGATCCCCGTAATCTGATTGCAATGATCGATACGTGGTTAAGATGTGATGTCAGTGATAATCCCATATATAAGGGTGATTACGCCTTGGCGTTAGCCTCTATTCAAGCCGAAACTCTGGTAATGCCCAGTGCCAGCGATCTTTACTTTACTCCCGCCGATTGCCAAAGGGAAGCAAATATGATTCCTAAAGCTAAGTACCAAGTTATTGCCTCAATTTGGGGACATAGGGCAGGCAATCCCTATCAAAACCCCGAAGACGCTAACTTTATCCGTCAAGCGATCGCTTTATTAATTGCTCCAGTTTAG
- a CDS encoding DUF4360 domain-containing protein — translation MNKLLKALTFGAVLFAVTTSQASAENTVTIKGAGYGGNGCPNDSASVTVSPDGQVLTILFDKYIADASKPSTARKSCNLSIPIFIPNGFQISLYDAEYRGYVAPNTRGTLRSEYFFAGGRGPVFQSTFNGETNYDKQDSLATVANVWSSCGASVNMRVNTSLRASGEGIATVDSFDLTHRGLVYHIKYRNCQ, via the coding sequence ATGAATAAATTATTGAAAGCTCTTACTTTCGGAGCGGTTTTATTTGCAGTGACTACTAGTCAAGCATCAGCCGAAAATACAGTAACAATCAAAGGGGCAGGTTATGGCGGTAACGGTTGCCCAAATGACTCAGCCAGCGTTACAGTCAGTCCCGATGGACAGGTGTTAACTATTCTATTTGATAAGTATATTGCCGATGCCAGCAAACCATCTACTGCTAGAAAAAGCTGCAATCTTAGCATCCCTATTTTCATTCCTAATGGGTTCCAAATTTCGCTTTATGATGCCGAATATCGTGGTTATGTAGCTCCTAATACTAGAGGAACTTTACGCTCGGAATATTTCTTTGCGGGCGGTCGAGGTCCAGTATTTCAATCTACCTTCAATGGTGAGACTAACTATGATAAGCAAGATAGTTTAGCAACAGTGGCAAATGTTTGGTCTTCCTGCGGTGCCAGCGTGAATATGCGCGTGAATACTTCTTTGCGGGCTAGTGGTGAAGGCATAGCTACAGTTGACTCCTTTGACTTAACTCATCGAGGTTTGGTTTATCACATCAAGTATCGTAACTGTCAATAG
- a CDS encoding translocation/assembly module TamB domain-containing protein: MEQLPQPKKRRNQLLAIAALGLSGSCLAAFFYGKYFLEQQLSPLVQTELSKLLNRPVNLGGVDRFSWNGVRFGQTEIPTTDSEPNFLVSEAIDVQVDLWNYIQTRQLGLDVTVVKPHVFLRQDFANGQYLPQLIKPSTSTEVGTIDLRSVKIEDADLTLQPLNSQKAITLTKLNLSSNWQIIDPTRQGVQFQGAGQVLGIRFLNANIPTPTALRKAIAAQNPNGTLSITKAEFNLTNGSGNLQLRSQDIGISVIDGFFPNLPITPLQGKADGTVGFRLKAGNNQADIDGNIKIHDVSIKIPDLPKPVKNISGAIAFDGKIATLRGISGNYGSLVGKVNGTVNLSGLNLDIALEPTDIAKALASLDLKPSLPITGEIKLNGKIFGKKPQITATFSSTKSITVDRFVVSQVQGQIENKDERSLIFRQIKAKSNAIGNLVGNGILSLGQPQEIGKQPKPNSIGLQFNLGLENINSEAIAALYNTKLPIPIGAVTAQVQINGEVNNPTIRANFQAPQALYPTNGEVEIVDNIATLRNTRVQFPTGNLGLSGAISLDGKRPWQLELSSNGTPLSVFPSNLLPKALNTGNLFGLLKLSSPEGSFAPKDINANGNLDLQITQLPDLITATINWNGRNLKVPQLQLGNYVGGNGVISLDRDLAITNVDFNLRSLSRQQIQKFQAFLPPILQVTNGTIDFNAKISGTLNQIKLLAKISLQEFDLPELVALGRNINPSFLPQGKVAFTGEVSGVVNAASSRVNPQFNPQVKGIVKLVNLGLGARKFDPLITGFLEFNSQTGLTTNLQGKTDRLAVRLDPTFQPIDFNIKLASTSVVGNRLKNQDLAIKVTDLSLSLIGAIAGQPDLIDGSLSSELVVNLNNQIQAIGDIEITKPRFGQVQANRLAAKVNFNKGNLGIRNGLLQISPNQASKYKFELAYSSTPSTTLQGKIKIESGSVAELFNFLKLEEFSDITNVLSPPQYGKASTLASLPKVDKSQSFYQQLQYFSQIKARKDQQELSEATGSFPSLSEFKGSLAGEIKFALLPNQGLKLGFDLMGTGWDYGKFAVDDVKLKGSFNKDVLVLDTVKLQSGDRFGQITNTRITLKSLIGRVDLANFPVESLRPIPFFNSLPVDITGLANGFANLSGGLFNPKAMGKISLDNATINRQALDEVGGDFDYANGRFKFNGKVVTINAQSEPIQIKADVPYQFCPIPDGSSLRLLCDLVGSASTSLSKSLNIDISVKNGGLAFINILNAPVRWLDGQGTGMITIGGTLDDPKVRGSVTLDQAAFQVAGLPSDVTQVQGKINFNLDRFKASLSGKFSQGNFSANGVMAIANPNLITPTDSSYDNPLTIIADKLNLDLKNLYTGLANGVLTVRGSLLFPEVSGKVAISDGRVIIGEEAPADGRSLERDQFNIGFNNLLVSLGKNIQVTRFPLLNLLANGELTVNGSLRDIRPSGRVNIERGQINTISTRLRLDRDFENYADFVPSQGLNPNLNVRVLGTIPEVTRTRVDDSLINSFNPTNIPVSNLGAQRTIQIQASVTGSVQSPNIELRSSPPRSQSEILTLLGGGLLQQGGSDPTAVLANLAGGTIIGFLQDLIGDALNLSEFNLSPTTTSASGGNLSSIGLAAEAAISISPSFSIAVRSVLNDPSQVTNYTFRYRANPNTLLLTNTDLKGNNSVSVEYEARF; this comes from the coding sequence GTGGAACAACTACCACAACCAAAAAAAAGACGTAACCAGTTGCTAGCGATCGCTGCCTTGGGATTATCTGGTTCATGTTTAGCTGCATTTTTCTATGGTAAATATTTCCTCGAACAGCAATTGTCGCCATTAGTTCAAACTGAGCTATCTAAGTTATTAAATCGACCCGTAAATTTGGGGGGAGTGGATCGCTTTAGTTGGAATGGGGTGAGATTTGGTCAAACTGAAATCCCTACAACCGACTCAGAGCCAAATTTTCTTGTGTCGGAAGCGATCGATGTGCAGGTTGATCTGTGGAACTATATCCAGACTCGCCAACTTGGTTTAGATGTCACCGTAGTTAAACCCCATGTCTTTCTAAGGCAGGATTTTGCCAATGGACAGTACTTGCCTCAACTGATTAAACCATCCACTAGCACAGAGGTGGGAACCATTGATTTGCGCTCAGTTAAAATTGAGGATGCTGACCTTACCCTCCAGCCCCTAAATTCCCAAAAGGCGATTACTTTAACTAAGCTAAACCTAAGCAGTAACTGGCAGATAATTGATCCAACTCGTCAAGGGGTGCAGTTTCAGGGTGCGGGGCAAGTTCTGGGGATAAGGTTTTTAAATGCTAATATTCCTACCCCAACCGCACTAAGGAAAGCGATCGCCGCCCAAAACCCCAATGGTACCCTTAGTATTACCAAAGCTGAATTTAATCTGACCAATGGTTCAGGCAATTTACAGTTGCGATCACAAGATATAGGCATCTCGGTAATTGATGGCTTTTTTCCTAATTTGCCAATTACACCTCTCCAAGGTAAAGCGGATGGGACTGTCGGCTTTAGGCTTAAAGCAGGAAATAATCAAGCTGATATTGATGGCAATATTAAAATTCATGATGTAAGTATAAAAATCCCAGACTTACCCAAGCCAGTTAAAAATATCTCCGGGGCGATCGCCTTTGATGGTAAAATCGCAACTCTCCGAGGCATTTCAGGTAACTATGGCAGCCTTGTGGGAAAAGTGAATGGTACTGTCAATCTATCGGGACTCAATTTAGATATAGCTCTAGAACCGACGGATATTGCTAAGGCATTGGCTAGCCTTGACTTAAAACCCTCACTGCCCATAACAGGGGAAATTAAGCTTAATGGCAAGATTTTTGGTAAAAAGCCCCAAATTACTGCTACTTTTAGTTCTACGAAGTCAATTACCGTTGATCGGTTTGTGGTTAGCCAAGTACAGGGGCAGATTGAAAATAAGGATGAGCGATCGCTAATTTTTAGGCAAATTAAAGCTAAATCCAATGCCATTGGGAATCTAGTTGGTAACGGTATTCTTTCTTTGGGACAACCACAGGAAATTGGGAAACAGCCAAAACCGAATAGCATAGGACTTCAGTTTAACTTAGGCTTGGAAAATATTAATAGCGAGGCGATCGCTGCCCTTTACAATACTAAACTGCCGATTCCCATTGGTGCGGTTACTGCCCAGGTGCAAATTAATGGGGAGGTTAATAATCCGACAATTCGTGCTAACTTTCAAGCTCCACAGGCTCTTTATCCCACTAATGGGGAAGTGGAAATTGTCGATAATATCGCAACTCTACGCAATACTAGGGTGCAGTTTCCCACAGGTAATCTGGGTTTAAGTGGGGCAATTTCTTTAGATGGTAAACGCCCATGGCAACTAGAGCTATCCAGCAATGGTACACCTTTATCTGTATTTCCCAGTAATCTCTTACCTAAGGCACTAAACACAGGCAATTTATTTGGGTTACTGAAACTAAGCAGTCCCGAAGGCAGTTTTGCCCCCAAGGACATTAATGCCAATGGCAATCTGGATTTACAAATAACGCAACTTCCAGACTTGATTACAGCAACGATTAATTGGAATGGGAGGAACCTCAAAGTACCACAATTACAGTTAGGCAACTATGTGGGCGGCAATGGCGTGATCAGTCTGGATCGGGATTTAGCGATTACCAATGTTGATTTCAATCTGCGATCGCTCTCACGGCAGCAAATTCAAAAGTTTCAAGCATTTTTACCCCCTATTCTCCAAGTTACTAATGGCACCATAGACTTCAATGCCAAGATTAGCGGGACTTTAAATCAAATCAAATTACTTGCCAAGATTAGTTTACAGGAATTTGATCTTCCCGAATTAGTTGCTTTAGGCAGGAACATTAACCCTAGCTTTTTACCCCAAGGTAAAGTAGCTTTTACTGGCGAAGTGAGTGGAGTTGTTAATGCAGCATCCTCTCGAGTTAATCCACAATTTAATCCACAAGTTAAAGGTATAGTCAAGCTTGTGAATTTAGGTTTAGGCGCAAGAAAGTTTGATCCGCTAATTACAGGATTTTTAGAATTTAATTCTCAAACGGGCTTAACCACAAATTTACAAGGAAAAACTGATCGCCTCGCAGTCCGTTTAGACCCTACATTCCAACCTATAGATTTTAATATCAAGTTAGCCTCAACCTCAGTTGTGGGAAATCGCCTCAAAAATCAAGACCTAGCAATCAAAGTAACAGATTTATCTTTATCCTTAATCGGGGCGATCGCAGGACAACCAGACCTAATTGATGGCAGCCTATCCAGCGAGTTAGTAGTTAACCTCAATAATCAAATCCAAGCGATCGGAGATATAGAGATTACCAAGCCCAGATTTGGACAAGTGCAGGCTAATAGACTGGCGGCGAAAGTTAACTTTAATAAAGGCAATCTAGGAATTAGGAATGGACTGCTGCAAATCTCTCCCAACCAAGCATCCAAATACAAGTTTGAGCTGGCATATAGTTCAACCCCATCCACCACACTACAGGGCAAAATTAAGATTGAGTCTGGATCAGTAGCTGAACTCTTTAACTTTCTAAAACTAGAAGAGTTTAGTGATATTACCAATGTCCTCAGTCCACCTCAATATGGTAAAGCCTCGACTTTGGCATCCCTACCCAAAGTTGACAAGAGTCAATCTTTTTATCAGCAACTCCAATACTTTTCCCAAATTAAAGCCCGCAAAGATCAACAGGAACTTTCTGAAGCCACGGGTAGCTTTCCTAGTCTTTCCGAATTTAAAGGCAGCTTAGCAGGAGAGATTAAGTTTGCGCTTTTACCCAACCAAGGGCTGAAATTAGGCTTTGATTTAATGGGGACAGGCTGGGACTATGGCAAATTTGCGGTGGATGATGTCAAGCTCAAGGGTAGTTTTAATAAAGATGTTCTAGTTTTAGATACGGTTAAACTCCAATCAGGCGATCGCTTTGGGCAAATTACCAACACCCGCATTACCCTAAAGTCATTAATTGGCAGAGTCGATCTAGCCAACTTTCCCGTGGAGTCCCTACGTCCTATTCCGTTCTTTAATAGCTTGCCCGTCGATATCACTGGACTTGCCAATGGATTTGCAAACCTGAGTGGGGGGCTATTCAACCCCAAGGCAATGGGTAAAATTAGCCTCGATAATGCCACGATTAACCGTCAAGCCCTTGATGAAGTAGGTGGAGATTTTGACTATGCCAACGGACGCTTCAAATTTAATGGCAAAGTTGTAACCATCAATGCCCAATCTGAACCTATTCAAATTAAGGCTGATGTTCCCTATCAGTTCTGCCCCATTCCTGATGGAAGTTCCCTAAGGCTTTTGTGTGATCTAGTCGGCTCTGCCAGTACATCCCTCAGCAAATCCTTAAATATTGACATTAGTGTTAAGAATGGAGGACTAGCATTTATCAATATTCTCAATGCCCCCGTGCGTTGGTTAGATGGACAGGGTACGGGCATGATTACCATTGGTGGGACGCTAGATGATCCTAAAGTGCGGGGGAGCGTTACCCTAGATCAAGCTGCATTTCAAGTGGCAGGATTACCTAGTGATGTTACACAGGTACAGGGCAAAATTAATTTTAATCTCGATCGCTTTAAAGCCAGCTTAAGCGGTAAGTTCAGTCAGGGTAACTTTTCAGCTAATGGGGTGATGGCGATCGCTAATCCCAACTTAATTACACCTACCGACTCCAGTTACGATAATCCTCTCACAATCATTGCTGACAAACTAAATCTCGATCTTAAAAATCTTTATACAGGTCTTGCTAACGGGGTTTTAACAGTCCGTGGGTCTCTTTTATTCCCTGAAGTATCGGGTAAGGTTGCTATCTCGGATGGACGGGTAATTATTGGTGAAGAAGCTCCCGCCGATGGTCGTAGTCTCGAACGAGATCAATTCAATATCGGCTTTAATAATCTGCTAGTTAGCCTTGGCAAGAATATTCAAGTCACAAGGTTTCCATTGCTGAACTTACTGGCAAACGGAGAGCTAACGGTTAATGGTTCCTTACGGGATATTCGTCCTAGTGGTAGAGTCAATATTGAGCGCGGGCAGATTAATACGATTTCCACAAGGCTACGGCTAGATCGGGATTTTGAAAACTATGCGGATTTTGTCCCTTCCCAAGGGCTTAACCCTAATCTGAATGTCAGAGTTTTAGGAACGATCCCAGAGGTAACCCGTACCCGTGTTGATGATAGTTTAATCAATTCCTTTAATCCCACCAATATTCCCGTGAGCAATTTAGGCGCGCAACGCACGATCCAGATTCAAGCCAGCGTCACAGGTTCTGTCCAAAGTCCCAATATTGAATTACGCAGTAGCCCACCTCGCAGCCAGTCGGAAATCTTAACCCTTTTAGGCGGTGGTTTATTACAACAGGGAGGCAGCGATCCCACAGCAGTTTTAGCTAACCTGGCGGGCGGTACGATTATTGGTTTTCTTCAAGACCTAATTGGCGATGCTTTAAACCTAAGTGAGTTTAATCTCAGCCCCACAACCACCTCTGCCAGTGGTGGAAACTTAAGCTCCATCGGACTAGCAGCAGAAGCAGCAATTTCCATCAGCCCCAGTTTTTCCATAGCTGTGCGATCAGTACTTAACGATCCCAGTCAAGTTACTAACTATACATTTCGTTACCGTGCCAATCCCAACACTTTACTGTTGACGAATACTGATCTTAAGGGCAATAACAGCGTATCTGTAGAATATGAAGCCCGTTTCTAA
- a CDS encoding DUF3536 domain-containing protein has product MTIASSSPIATQTANSLVDSGVYITMHGHFYQPPRENPYLNAIETQEGAFPFHDWNQRIHHECYRPNAFARILNSNGKILRIVNNFEYLSFNIGATLLSWLEQYDPEVYQRIIDGDKASAERLDGHGNAIAQVYNHIIMPLANPRDKLTQIRWGKADFKARFGRDTEGMWLAETAVDYPTLEALIAEGIKFIVLAPSQAQRCRPLGSSDRQSWKEVWTEVNGGQIDPNRPYRCYLDSSDPNSAYIDIFFYDGPISRDMGFSDLLNSSHNLAARLGRAVRGDHRSSQLISVATDGETFGHHKHFTEKAIAYAFTEEFPRRGWQVTNYAHYLSLFPPTWEVEIKPVTAWSCAHGVDRWQDDCGCGADVGFGKWRKPLRQALNWLRDRLEVIFGEAGAKYFNDPWAARDGYIHVLRDSLRHGTINSQNTLDDFFSTYGKAGIISAPSKSTHLQVDALRLLEMQRHALLMFTSCGWFFEELSRPEGVQILRYAARAIELAADVTGILLESEFVQRLAQCPSNVEDFGNGAEVYRQLVNPFKITMKQVAADYAVSSLFTNYLREDAQQLYCYAINQLDYQLERIGSMALAIGHIHIISSITQESVEYIFAVVHLGGYDFHCGIKQFSGRKDYEEIKLDCFAALKHASAAGIILSIARAFGNEYFSLQHLFAEERHRILHLLSGETLLRLDQLYAQVYRDNYGILASFRRDGLPVPKELQVAAEITLNHRLLADLKRLEAGEKLPITQLDAVVKEANHLGCSLDQIESAKILERVILNHLWHLVYSGDDQSISYSVNQVGQVLQLAQDLKIPLNLDRSQELYLSYLTKVTTEEDQDLIAADRSQLLTLGEKIGIACQI; this is encoded by the coding sequence GTGACTATTGCTTCATCTTCTCCCATTGCTACACAGACTGCTAACTCCTTGGTTGATTCGGGAGTTTATATCACCATGCATGGGCATTTTTATCAGCCTCCCCGTGAGAATCCCTACTTGAATGCGATCGAAACTCAAGAGGGAGCTTTTCCCTTTCATGACTGGAACCAACGGATTCACCACGAGTGCTATCGTCCCAATGCCTTTGCCCGCATTCTGAATAGTAATGGCAAGATTTTAAGAATAGTTAATAACTTTGAATACCTGAGTTTTAACATTGGTGCCACGTTATTGTCTTGGCTAGAACAGTATGATCCCGAAGTCTATCAGCGTATTATTGATGGGGATAAAGCCTCGGCTGAACGACTAGACGGACATGGTAACGCGATCGCCCAAGTTTACAATCATATTATTATGCCCTTAGCTAACCCTAGGGATAAGCTGACGCAAATTCGTTGGGGCAAAGCTGACTTTAAAGCCCGATTTGGGCGAGATACCGAAGGCATGTGGTTGGCAGAAACGGCTGTGGATTATCCAACCCTAGAAGCTTTGATTGCCGAAGGGATTAAATTTATTGTCCTAGCTCCGTCTCAGGCTCAGCGTTGTCGTCCTCTTGGTTCTAGCGATCGCCAGTCTTGGAAAGAAGTTTGGACAGAGGTAAATGGTGGGCAAATCGATCCCAACCGTCCCTATCGTTGCTACTTAGATTCTTCCGATCCTAACTCGGCATACATAGATATTTTCTTTTATGATGGTCCCATTTCCCGTGATATGGGTTTTAGCGATTTACTTAATAGCTCCCATAATCTAGCGGCAAGATTAGGACGGGCTGTACGGGGAGATCATCGTTCCTCTCAGTTAATTTCTGTGGCAACCGATGGTGAAACCTTTGGACATCATAAGCACTTTACGGAAAAAGCGATCGCCTACGCCTTTACCGAAGAATTTCCACGACGGGGTTGGCAGGTAACTAATTATGCCCACTATCTCAGCTTATTTCCGCCCACTTGGGAAGTAGAAATTAAACCAGTTACGGCTTGGAGTTGCGCCCACGGTGTAGATCGATGGCAAGATGACTGTGGTTGTGGTGCCGATGTCGGTTTTGGCAAATGGCGGAAGCCCCTACGCCAAGCTTTAAATTGGTTACGCGATCGCCTAGAAGTAATTTTCGGTGAAGCAGGTGCTAAATATTTTAATGATCCTTGGGCAGCAAGGGATGGCTATATTCATGTCCTCAGGGATTCTTTACGGCATGGCACTATCAATAGCCAAAATACCCTAGATGATTTTTTTAGTACCTATGGTAAAGCAGGCATAATTTCGGCACCATCAAAATCCACTCATTTACAAGTTGATGCCCTTAGACTTTTGGAAATGCAGCGTCATGCTCTATTAATGTTTACTAGCTGTGGTTGGTTTTTTGAGGAACTATCTCGTCCTGAAGGGGTACAAATTTTACGTTATGCTGCCCGAGCGATCGAACTAGCAGCCGATGTAACTGGCATTCTCCTAGAGTCAGAATTTGTGCAGAGGTTAGCTCAATGTCCTAGTAATGTCGAGGATTTTGGCAATGGGGCTGAGGTCTATCGTCAGCTTGTTAATCCTTTTAAGATCACCATGAAACAGGTGGCAGCCGACTATGCTGTTAGCTCCCTATTTACTAACTATTTACGGGAAGATGCTCAGCAGCTATATTGCTACGCTATTAATCAACTGGATTATCAACTGGAACGGATTGGATCGATGGCTTTGGCGATCGGGCATATTCATATTATTTCCAGCATTACCCAAGAGTCTGTGGAATATATATTTGCCGTTGTTCATCTTGGAGGCTATGACTTTCACTGCGGTATCAAGCAATTTAGTGGCAGAAAGGATTACGAAGAGATTAAGCTGGACTGCTTTGCGGCACTCAAACATGCTAGTGCGGCGGGCATAATCTTGTCCATAGCTAGGGCATTTGGGAATGAATACTTTAGCCTGCAACATCTATTTGCCGAGGAAAGGCATCGGATTCTGCACTTACTTTCAGGCGAAACCTTACTGCGCTTAGATCAACTCTATGCCCAAGTCTATCGAGATAATTACGGTATTCTTGCTTCCTTTCGCCGCGATGGTTTGCCAGTACCCAAAGAACTCCAGGTGGCAGCGGAGATTACCTTAAATCATCGGTTACTTGCCGACTTAAAACGCCTTGAAGCAGGAGAAAAACTTCCCATTACCCAATTAGACGCTGTAGTTAAGGAGGCGAATCATTTAGGTTGTAGTCTAGATCAAATTGAATCCGCAAAAATCCTCGAACGAGTAATTCTTAATCATCTCTGGCATCTAGTTTATAGTGGAGACGATCAAAGTATTTCCTATAGTGTTAACCAGGTTGGGCAGGTACTACAGCTAGCTCAAGACTTAAAAATCCCATTAAATCTTGATCGCTCTCAGGAATTATATCTTAGCTATTTGACTAAAGTTACCACTGAAGAAGATCAGGATTTAATAGCCGCAGACCGATCACAGCTATTGACATTAGGTGAAAAAATTGGGATTGCCTGTCAGATTTAA
- a CDS encoding ABC transporter ATP-binding protein, whose product MNSDSPILTVKDVIAGYVAGVDILQGINIVVHTGELVTVIGANGAGKSTLAKMIFGLVPVRSGEVIFNGKRIDGLLPNQIVLEGMGYVPQVANVFPSLSISENLDMGGYTTGTNIQAQKQKIYDIFPALAKRQRQRAGTLSGGERQMLAMGRALMVSPKLLILDEPTAALSPILVQDVFNLIQYVNRLGTTIILVEQNARKALAIAHRGYVLDAGKDRFEGKGSDLLNDPKIGELYLGISHGQGQD is encoded by the coding sequence ATGAATAGTGATTCTCCGATATTGACAGTTAAAGATGTGATCGCAGGCTATGTAGCTGGGGTAGATATTTTACAGGGCATTAACATAGTGGTGCATACAGGGGAATTAGTAACTGTAATTGGTGCCAATGGTGCGGGGAAATCTACTCTGGCGAAAATGATTTTTGGTTTAGTCCCTGTGCGATCGGGAGAAGTGATATTTAACGGGAAAAGAATTGATGGGTTGTTACCTAATCAGATCGTATTGGAAGGTATGGGTTATGTACCACAGGTTGCTAATGTGTTCCCATCCTTGAGTATTTCCGAAAATCTTGATATGGGGGGATATACAACTGGCACCAACATTCAAGCCCAAAAACAAAAAATCTATGATATTTTTCCTGCTTTAGCAAAAAGACAACGACAGAGGGCAGGTACTCTTTCGGGGGGAGAACGCCAAATGTTGGCAATGGGTAGAGCTTTGATGGTGTCGCCAAAATTGTTAATTTTAGATGAGCCGACGGCTGCACTTTCACCGATTTTAGTCCAGGATGTATTTAATTTAATTCAGTATGTTAATCGTCTGGGGACTACGATTATTTTAGTAGAACAAAATGCCCGTAAGGCTCTAGCGATCGCCCATCGAGGTTACGTTTTAGATGCAGGAAAAGATCGCTTTGAGGGTAAAGGTAGTGACTTACTTAATGATCCTAAAATTGGAGAGTTATATTTGGGCATTAGTCACGGGCAAGGACAAGATTGA